From a single Oreochromis niloticus isolate F11D_XX linkage group LG3, O_niloticus_UMD_NMBU, whole genome shotgun sequence genomic region:
- the LOC112846238 gene encoding Fc receptor-like protein 4, whose amino-acid sequence MVAGESDRVLVTSSGGIYTCRGQIKGTNTLIKESDPVTIWDTADKPRATLTAGTTIIPVGGSVTLTCSVQSSDGWKYEWFRRTQRTSGVHIRDQQNRDIRVSQGGIYRCRGTRGNPVYYTDMSDEVTIEKTFSNKVVVKQQPNWPQIFRGETITLTCEVQEGGETTEWEYEWRGPSTPTQWTHNNDVTFRVSESSSGDYMCKSRRRDDSYSSTEWSEAFTLSGSTGIETPMLTCCSIT is encoded by the exons ATGGTCGCTGGTGAATCAGACAGAGTATTGGTGACCTCTAGTGGGGGCATCTACACCTGCAGAGGACAAATAAAAGGGACCAATACACTCATTAAAGAGAGTGATCCAGTAACCATTTGGGACACCG CAGAtaaacccagagccacactgacagcaggaacaacaatcataccagtagggggcagtgtgacactgacctgctctgtgcagagctctgatggatggaaatatgagTGGTTCAGACGAACCCAAAGAACCTCTGGAGTTCACATCAGAGATCAACAAAACAGAGATATCAGAGTATCTCAAGGAGGAATCTACCGCtgcagaggaacaagaggaaacccagtttactacactgaTATGAGTGATGAAGTCACCATTGAGAAAACCT TTTCCAATAAAGTTGttgtaaaacaacaacccaactgGCCTCAGATATTCAGAGGTGAGACGATCACTCTGACATGTGAGGTGCAGGAAGGAGGTGAAACCACTGAGTGGGAGTATGAATGGAGAGGACCCAGCACACCCACACAGTGGACACACAATAATGATGTGACATTCAGAGTTTCTGAGTCCAGCAGTGGAGACTACATGTGTAAGAGTCGACGCAGAGATGACTCATATTCttcaacagagtggagtgaagcCTTCACATTGTCAGGATCAA CTGGTATAGAGACGCCaatgctgacctgctgctccatCACCTGA